Proteins from a single region of Macaca nemestrina isolate mMacNem1 chromosome 13, mMacNem.hap1, whole genome shotgun sequence:
- the LOC105490160 gene encoding probable G-protein coupled receptor 45: protein MNRKSQLVLTKADVSPQDHSSAPEVHRHPGTCSRQTKNGSHRSAEGSPPGHFCPSSKGLSTMACNSTSLEAYAYLLLNTSNASDSGSTPLPAPLRISLAAVMLLMTVVGFLGNTVVCIIVYQRPAMRSAINLLLATLAFSDIMLSLCCMPFTAVTLITVRWHFGDNFCRLSATLYWFFVLEGVAILLIISVDRFLIIVQRQDKLNPRRAKVIIAVSWVLSFCIAGPSLTGWTLVEVPARAPQCVLGYTELPADRAYVVTLVVAVFFAPFGVMLCAYMCILNTVRKNAVRVHNQSDSLDLRQLTRAGLRRLQRQQQVSVDLSFKTKAFTTILILFVGFSLCWLPHSIYSLLSVFSQRFYCGSSFYATSTCVLWLSYLKSVFNPIVYCWRIKKFREACIELLPQTFQILPKVPERIRRRIQPSTVYVCNENQSAV, encoded by the coding sequence CAGCCGGCAGACAAAAAATGGCAGCCACCGAAGCGCTGAGGGGAGCCCTCCTGGCCACTTCTGTCCCAGCTCCAAGGGTCTCTCCACGATGGCCTGCAACAGCACGTCCCTCGAGGCTTACGCATACCTGCTGCTGAACACCAGCAACGCCTCGGACTCCGGATCCACCCCGCTGCCCGCACCCCTGAGGATCTCCTTGGCCGCAGTGATGCTGCTGATGACCGTGGTGGGGTTCCTGGGCAACACTGTGGTCTGCATCATCGTGTACCAGAGGCCGGCTATGCGCTCGGCCATCAACCTGCTGCTGGCCACCCTGGCCTTCTCGGACATCATGCTTTCCCTCTGCTGCATGCCCTTCACCGCCGTCACCCTCATCACCGTGCGCTGGCACTTTGGGGACAACTTCTGCCGCCTCTCAGCCACGCTCTACTGGTTTTTCGTCCTGGAGGGCGTGGCCATCCTGCTCATCATCAGCGTGGACCGCTTCCTCATCATCGTCCAGCGCCAGGACAAGCTGAACCCGCGCAGGGCCAAGGTGATCATCGCGGTCTCCTGGGTGCTGTCCTTCTGCATCGCGGGGCCCTCGCTCACCGGCTGGACGTTGGTGGAGGTGCCGGCACGGGCCCCACAGTGCGTGCTGGGCTACACCGAGCTCCCCGCCGACCGCGCCTACGTGGTCACCTTGGTGGTGGCCGTGTTTTTCGCGCCCTTCGGCGTCATGCTGTGCGCCTACATGTGCATCCTCAACACGGTCCGCAAGAACGCCGTGCGCGTGCACAACCAGTCGGACAGCCTGGACCTGCGACAGCTCACCAGGGCGGGCCTGCGGCGCCTGCAGCGGCAGCAACAGGTCAGCGTGGACTTGAGCTTCAAGACCAAGGCCTTCACCACCATCCTGATCCTCTTCGTGGGCTTCTCCCTCTGCTGGCTGCCCCACTCCATCTACAGCCTCCTCTCTGTATTCAGCCAGCGCTTTTACTGCGGTTCCTCCTTCTATGCCACCAGCACCTGCGTCCTGTGGCTCAGTTACCTCAAGTCCGTCTTCAACCCCATCGTCTACTGCTGGAGAATCAAAAAATTCCGCGAGGCCTGCATAGAGTTGCTGCCCCAGACCTTCCAAATCCTCCCCAAAGTGCCTGAGCGGATCCGAAGGAGAATCCAGCCGAGCACAGTCTACGTGTGCAACGAAAACCAGTCTGCGGTTTAG